The sequence CGACTCCAGGCCTTCAAGTTCGAACTGATGCCGAACGGCGAGCAGCAGCGCGATATGCGCCGCTTCGCCGGATCGTGCCGGTTCGTCTACAACAAGGCACTGGCGTTGCAGAAGGGGAACTACGAGGCGGGAGGCAAGTTCATTGGCTACGTAGCGATGGCCAAGCATCTGACGGAGTGGCGTAACGGAGGCGAAACGCCATGGCTCAAGGATGCCCCCGTTCACCCGTTGCAACACGCCCTCAAAGACATGGAGCGGGCCTACAAGAACTTCTTCGCCAAGCGAGCGGCGTTTCCGAAGTTCAAGAAGCGCGGCCAGCGCGACAGTTTTCGCTACCCGGACCCCACGCAATTCAAGCTCGACCAGCCCAATGGGCGCATTTTCCTGCCCAAGCTGGGCTGGATGCGGCTGAGGCTGTCGCGTCCCGTGCTGGGCGAACTGCGCAACGCAACGGTCAGCTTCAACGCGGGCAAGTGGTGTGTCTCGATCCAGACCGAGCGGGAGGTCGAGCAGCCGGTGCCCCATGCCACCAGCGTGATCGGCATCGATGTGGGCATCGCCCGCTTCGCCACGATGAGCGACGGCACGTTTATCGCACCGCTCAACAGTTTCAGGAAACATGAGGCTCGTCTGCGCCGATGCCAACGTGCGATGAGCCGCAAGGTCAAGTTCAGCAATAGCTGGAAAAAAGCCAAGGCCAGAGTCCAGCGCATCCATGCGCGCATCGGCAATGCTCGCCGCGACTACCTGCACAAGGCCACGACCACGATCAGCAAAAACCACGCGATGGCGTGTATCGAGGACTTGCAGGTTCGGAATATGTCCAGGTCGGCGGCAGGCAGCATCGATGCGCCTGGCAAGAACGTTCGGGCCAAGTCCGGTCTGAATAAGGCCATCCTCGACCAAGGGTGGTGCGAGTTCAGGCGGCAATTGGAATACAAGCTGGCCTGGAACGGCGGCTGGCTCGTGGCGGTGCCGCCCGCGAATACAAGCCGGACGTGTCCGGCTTGTGGATACGTGAGTGCGGATAACCGAACCACGCAGGAAAAATTCGCCTGTGTCGAATGCAGTTACGAGGAGAACGCCGATGTCGTCGGCGCTCTGAACATTCTGGCGCGGGGACACCGCGTTGCAGCCTGTGGAGAGCCGGTGAAGTCGAGCCGCTCAATGAAGCAGGAACCCGCCGCGGCGACCTGAGATAAGCATTATCGTTTCAGACGCGGTAGGAATCCCCCGTCTTCAGGCGGGGGAGGATGTCAACAGGCGATCATGCAACTGCGCAAGATCAATAAGAGGCGCGGCCATCTCTTGTCAGACGAGGCCGCGTTCAAGCTGATCCGGAAAAGTGTGATGACGCGGTTTGCGCTCATATACCGGAGCGCATTGGCATCGAAATCCGACTTCTAACCCGCGTCACACGGAAGTTGCGCGTACTCCAGGCGGTGGTCGTCACTATTCACGATGCTCGTGCTCATGCTCGCGCCACGGATCACGATCGTGCGGATGACGATGCCTCCACTCGTCGCGTTCCC comes from Burkholderia lata and encodes:
- a CDS encoding RNA-guided endonuclease InsQ/TnpB family protein, with the translated sequence MRRLQAFKFELMPNGEQQRDMRRFAGSCRFVYNKALALQKGNYEAGGKFIGYVAMAKHLTEWRNGGETPWLKDAPVHPLQHALKDMERAYKNFFAKRAAFPKFKKRGQRDSFRYPDPTQFKLDQPNGRIFLPKLGWMRLRLSRPVLGELRNATVSFNAGKWCVSIQTEREVEQPVPHATSVIGIDVGIARFATMSDGTFIAPLNSFRKHEARLRRCQRAMSRKVKFSNSWKKAKARVQRIHARIGNARRDYLHKATTTISKNHAMACIEDLQVRNMSRSAAGSIDAPGKNVRAKSGLNKAILDQGWCEFRRQLEYKLAWNGGWLVAVPPANTSRTCPACGYVSADNRTTQEKFACVECSYEENADVVGALNILARGHRVAACGEPVKSSRSMKQEPAAAT